A window of the Zeugodacus cucurbitae isolate PBARC_wt_2022May chromosome 2, idZeuCucr1.2, whole genome shotgun sequence genome harbors these coding sequences:
- the LOC105211870 gene encoding uncharacterized protein LOC105211870, which yields MQRRLNKLTVLLLVLSCAYNVQGEITILPDVLYYNLTTTSRADLFHMHHLRQFGINVKELEQSLVDFKDKYHARLDVIGYNIELLETKLEEVDNKLNPLMLLGDINDYCVNKHRAKLPQIAQLTIKMKECTLKGTNSYNGFVSGAEATVRNLKNYYTSNFATAVNECKKKHANQLAERNYTQCISTAVTNAATKTYADTNVFQNQMKTAECNAAMKIREVFDCYNLQVFSTFNTIGEVMGLVENCIAGQEFCPSCGDDTVLTKGRCPYHLSWHLADSDMTSEKINNPFKGIAKTTPCLQVNFITKGIAV from the exons ATGCAAAGACGTCTCAATAAACTAACGGTGCTATTACTTGTGCTGAGCTGTGCGTACAACGTGCAG GGCGAAATCACAATTCTACCCGACGTACTCTACTACAATCTAACGACCACATCACGTGCCGATCTCTTCCACATGCACCACCTGCGTCAATTCGGCATCAATGTGAAGGAACTCGAACAGAGCTTGGTCGACTTCAAGGACAAATATCACGCACGACTCGATGTTATCGGCTACAACATAGAACTGTTGGAGACCAAATTGGAGGAAGTCGATAACAAGTTGAATCCGCTCATGCTGCTGGGCGACATTAATGATTATTGTGTGAATAAACATCGCGCGAAATTGCCGCAGATCGCACAGTTGACGATCAAAATGAAGGAATGCACGCTGAAAGGCACGAATTCGTACAATGGTTTTGTGTCCGGTGCAGAGGCGACCGTGCGTAATTTAAAGAATTACTACACCAGCAATTTCGCCACGGCTGTGAATGAATGCAAGAAGAAGCATGCGAACCAACTTGCCGAGCGGAATTACACGCAATGCATCTCGACAGCG GTGACGAATGCCGCCACGAAAACCTACGCCGACACGAATGTCTTTCAAAATCAAATGAAGACGGCCGAGTGCAATGCTGCTATGAAAATACGTGAAGTCTTCGATTGTTATAATTTGCAAGTGTTTTCGACTTTCAATACCATTGGCGAGGTTATGGGTCTGGTGGAAAACTGCATTGCCGGTCAAGAATTCTGTCCAAGTTGTGGTGACGATACGGTGCTTACTAAGGGTCGCTGCCCGTATCACTTGAGCTGGCATTTGGCTGACAGTGATATGACGAGCGAAAAGATAAATAATCCCTTTAAGGGAATCGCCAAAACGACACCCTGTTTGCAAGTGAATTTCATTACCAAGGGTATTGCGGTGTGA
- the LOC105211871 gene encoding procathepsin L-like, giving the protein MRKLFIVYWLSLSVLLRLSGAAIIEDSKHFQQFKLVYNKHYGSDAEERKRERIFLKHFAFIEEHNQNFTKGLSNFELGINEYADLSEEEFASTMSGSDEIFDIPSIFKQGANFIPPANVELPDAVDWRVLGAVTEVKKQGRCSSCWAFAAIGALEGQHFRKTSKLVSLSEQNLIDCTITYGNKGCQGGNKERSFLYIRDNGGINSAAVYPYRAQLDAECLFDPSAIVAKSKGFVKIAADDEYALMAAVATVGPISVKINMKCLRKQFYRQGVFNDALCEERKPNHAMLLVGDGRDNTTNKDYWILKNSWGVSWGMDGYINVPRHVNYGGIAMGPSYPLV; this is encoded by the exons atgaggaaattatttatagtttattGGCTTTCTTTAAGCGTCTTATTACGCTTAAGTGGCGCTGCGATTATTGAGGATTCAAAACATTTTCAACAATTCAAG TTAGTTTATAATAAGCACTATGGATCTGATGCTGAAGAGCGTAAAAGGGAACGTATATTTCTGAAGCATTTTGCATTTATCGAAGAACATAATCAGAACTTTACGAAAGGACTGAGCAACTTTGAATTGGGTATAAATGAGTATGCGGATTTGAGCGAAGAGGAGTTTGCGAGCACCATGAGTGGCAGCGATGAGATCTTTGA TATTCCAAGTATTTTTAAACAAGGCGCCAACTTTATACCACCAGCCAATGTCGAGTTGCCCGATGCGGTGGATTGGCGTGTATTGGGCGCTGTCACCGAGGTCAAGAAGCAAG GCCGCTGCAGTTCCTGTTGGGCTTTTGCCGCCATCGGTGCACTGGAGGGTCAACATTTTCGTAAAACTTCGAAGCTGGTATCGCTCTCGGAACAGAACCTAATAGACTGCACGATTACATATGGAAACAAGGGTTGTCAGGGTGGAAATAAGGAACGCAGTTTCCTCTATATACGCGACAATGGTGGCATCAACTCGGCCGCTGTGTATCCGTATCGCGCCCAACTGGACGCGGAGTGTTTGTTCGATCCGTCTGCGATTGTGGCGAAAAGCAAAGGTTTTGTCAAAATTGCCGCCGACGATGAGTATGCGCTAATGGCTGCTGTGGCTACAGTGGGACCAATTTCGGTTAAAATCAATATGAAATGTCTGCGCAAACAATTCTATAGACAGGGTGTCTTCAACGACGCGCTTTGTGAGGAGCGTAAACCGAATCATGCTATGTTATTGGTAGGGGATGGTCGGGATAATACCACGAATAAGGACTATTGGATATTGAAGAATTCGTGGGGTGTTAGTTGGGGTATGGATGGTTATATAAATGTGCCACGTCATGTCAACTATGGCGGTATTGCGATGGGTCCCAGTTACCCGTTGGTTTGA
- the LOC105211869 gene encoding uncharacterized protein LOC105211869: MFASSAKQVISALLALQIIASVAAQAPVIVNGGDIEIWNVTTKTEDYIQENRRQYNATLQSYLDEINGIKESLDDQLLVLDKQKALVLSTIQETNEKLNPLEVLSLPTKHCVQKYRAELPYANIVKGLIESCISNARSYATSIVSTPTSYYNTLNNYYNIDLKNNLNACAKSHANPSLNHTLCVTTAISKANTYTINSRKNFATSIESSHCSLSSRIDIAVSCTYTQYNAVLTSIGSATRMIDECINGYLENTQCVNNTTVVNYGCPHVVYMEVKDGAPANRTAKNPLEGIASNQTCLEIKFV; the protein is encoded by the exons ATGTTCGCAAGCAGCGCAAAACAAGTGATCAGCGCATTATTGGCGCTACAAATTATCGCCAGCGTAGCGGCACAAGCGCCGGTCATAGTAAATGGTGGCGACATTGAGATTTGGAATGTTACCACCAAAACGGAAGACTACATCCAGGAGAATCGACGTCAATACAATGCGACGCTACAAAGCTATTTGGATGAAATAAATGGCATAAAAGAAAGTCTTGACGATCAATTGTTGGTGTTGGATAAACAAAAGGCACTGGTGCTCAGCACCATACAGGAGACCAATGAAAAGCTCAATCCCTTGGAAGTGCTCAGTTTGCCGACGAAACATTGTGTGCAGAAATATCGCGCCGAACTGCCGTATGCCAACATTGTCAAGGGCTTAATTGAGAGCTGCATCAGCAATGCACGCAGTTATGCCACAAGCATTGTCAGCACACCCACCAGTTATTATAACACTCTGAACAATTACTACaacattgatttaaaaaataatctgaACGCATGCGCGAAATCACATGCAAATCCCTCCTTGAATCATACACTCTGCGTCACAACAGCG ATCTCCAAGGCCAACACATACACCATAAATAGTCGCAAGAACTTCGCTACGTCCATCGAATCGTCGCACTGCAGTTTGAGCAGTCGCATAGATATCGCTGTGAGTTGTACTTACACGCAATACAATGCGGTTTTGACGTCGATCGGCTCGGCTACACGCATGATCGACGAGTGCATTAACGGTTATCTGGAGAATACGCAATGTGTGAATAACACCACCGTCGTCAATTATGGTTGCCCACATGTGGTCTATATGGAGGTGAAAGATGGCGCTCCCGCCAATAGAACCGCTAAAAATCCATTGGAAGGAATAGCGAGCAATCAGACATGcttggaaattaaatttgtgtAG
- the LOC105211872 gene encoding LOW QUALITY PROTEIN: protein CREG1 (The sequence of the model RefSeq protein was modified relative to this genomic sequence to represent the inferred CDS: substituted 2 bases at 2 genomic stop codons) has product MHSNLKKSIKIIXVCMSXQMHLTKYNLDYKSPTIICIYTQLHRLIYQQTASSMHIYTATYKHTSHFYYINEGNPPATLQVTLIVMSQANAIFSGLLVALVLTIDSCAGYSAHGRQPQNVSDAQLARRLVHKSEWAAVGSISTSDKIPDYPMVNILAVDDSALDGSSTGRIRFFLLNLDFTGRDTQQKNKVTFFFTDEQDGACHRRGVNPMEPACPRIMVSGSVKKLDTTDPTYNDQLQAFYNRHKNAQKWVAHSHSFDFSELEIENMFIVAYQGGPRVIPAEDYYNATI; this is encoded by the exons TCTTGATTAT AAATCGCCAACTATCATATGCATTTACACTCAATTGCACAGACTTATATATCAACAAACAGCATCTTCAATGCATATATACACagcaacatacaaacatacgtcgCACTTTTACTATATAAACGAAGGGAATCCGCCTGCGACATTACAAGTTACTCTTATCGTCATGTCGCAAGCCAACGCAATCTTTAGCGGCCTGCTCGTCGCACTCGTGCTCACAATAGACAGCTGTGCAGGATATTCAGCGCACGGACGTCAACCGCAAAACGTGTCCGATGCACAACTGGCACGCCGCCTGGTACATAAGTCCGAGTGGGCTGCGGTGGGTAGCATTTCGACGAGTGATAAAATCCCCGATTATCCAATGGTCAATATACTCGCCGTCGATGATAGCGCTCTGGATGGCTCGTCAACTGGACGCATACGTTTCTTCTTACTGAATCTGGACTTTACGGGTCGTGATACGCAGCAAAAGAACAAGGTCACCTTCTTCTTTACCGATGAACAGGATGGCGCATGCCACAGACGTGGCGTCAATCCCATGGAACCGGCTTGTCCACGCATTATGGTTAGCGGTAGTGTGAAAAAGTTGGATACCACAGACCCCACCTACAATGACCAGTTGCAGGCGTTCTATAATCGCCATAAGAATGCCCAGAAATGGGTGGCACACA GCCATAGTttcgatttcagcgaattggaAATTGAGAATATGTTCATTGTGGCCTACCAGGGCGGTCCACGTGTTATTCCTGCCGAGGACTATTACAATGCCACAATTTAA
- the LOC105211868 gene encoding uncharacterized protein LOC105211868 yields the protein MPLKKKNDYIPIKCEGWNGKFLYGDGATNNVSKVRRHNQNVTDTSNFYGYSNEPIILPVSWDGTFAKSGETRIQPDRNRSDDSEYYQYNTEPTVLPTQWNGEFQLDPNDIRIKPERNQSDPRDYAEAARFKRVS from the coding sequence ATGCCTTTGAAGAAGAAGAACGACTATATACCCATCAAGTGTGAGGGTTGGAATGGCAAATTCCTGTATGGTGATGGCGCGACGAATAATGTTTCGAAAGTGCGTCGTCACAATCAAAATGTCACCGATACCTCCAATTTCTATGGCTACAGCAATGAGCCGATTATACTGCCCGTTAGCTGGGATGGCACCTTCGCCAAGAGTGGCGAGACACGTATACAACCGGATCGTAATCGTTCCGATGATTCGGAATACTACCAATACAATACGGAGCCCACCGTGTTGCCCACACAATGGAATGGTGAATTTCAGCTCGATCCCAATGATATACGCATCAAACCCGAACGAAATCAGTCGGATCCGCGTGATTATGCAGAGGCCGCTCGCTTCAAGCGTGTCAGTTAA